The following proteins come from a genomic window of Daphnia carinata strain CSIRO-1 chromosome 6, CSIRO_AGI_Dcar_HiC_V3, whole genome shotgun sequence:
- the LOC130689657 gene encoding uncharacterized protein LOC130689657, whose protein sequence is MFGNNAVGSNHGLKPFSKVSKWMPSFNNLDVSSVLSKFETCTAASQEEGICVPGAACSFFGGRPSGSCNVKNVCCVNAVASCGRTITLNNTYWQSPMTLPSSCSLTIKLDPTLLEQGQEIVQVRLDFMSFSIGQPNADGNCATDVFRVSGADNTVPEICGDNAGQHMYLDVPSTGTGMTSASSKEIYLSFQLGAQSSASRVWNIKVSMLAAGSKYLAPQDCLQYYTSPTGRVRSFNWQDVGGTATRQLNNQNYNICFRTELINRQRANEMCLSVCPVQNGGDAFLITTPTAATNPAAIAANAQAARDAAKLATAQTSLNSAQSTLTTAQTTLTSAQNAVTAATPANMAELQAAVATAQSNLKLAQSNLAAAQNALLSAGTNATPEQAQAVIDARTAVATAQADLTAAQAAANPPELIAAQTAFVSAQSSFNSAQSAFNSAQSSFNAAQLAYTTSSSAASAANAAASFSSSSGTTFTTTTTTFGRQEPPADVKAGDVTYGVCLYDYLLIDGGRDANNAVTDRYCGSQMNPANGGSNSVQVCTPIKPFRITYHTDGTEGAVTASANVLPATADTANTGFCLDFQER, encoded by the exons ATGTTTGGTAACAATGCAGTCGGATCCAACCACGGGCTGAAACCATTTTCCAAAGTCAGTAAATGGATGCCCTCGTTCAATAATTTGGATGTGTCCAGTGTGCTCTCCAAATTTGAAACGTGTACGGCTGCAAGCCAAGAGGAAGGTATCTGTGTTCCAGGTGCAGCTTGTTCCTTCTTCGGTGGCCGGCCAAGCGGCTCGTGTAACGTGAAAAACGTTTGTTGCGTCA ATGCTGTGGCAAGTTGTGGAAGGACAATCACGCTCAACAATACTTATTGGCAATCACCAATGACCTTACCTTCTTCCTGCTCGTTGACTATCAAACTAGACCCGACATTGCTGGAACAGGGCCAGGAAATTGTTCAAGTCCG TTTGGATTTTATGTCGTTCAGTATCGGACAACCGAACGCTGATGGTAATTGCGCTACTGACGTTTTTCGTGTGAGCGGTGCCGACAATACAGTACCCGAGATTTGCGGCGATAACGCCGGCCAGCACA TGTATTTGGACGTGCCTTCAACTGGAACGGGAATGACCTCTGCATCATCAAAGGAGATTTATCTTTCATTCCAACTCGGAGCTCAATCAAGTGCCTCGCGTGTATGGAACATTAAAGTCTCCATGTTGGCTGCTGGCTCCAAATATCTCG CACCTCAGGATTGTTTGCAATACTACACGAGTCCTACTGGCCGAGTTCGTTCGTTCAATTGGCAAGATGTTGGTGGCACTGCTACACGACAACTCAACAATCAAAACTACAACATTTGCTTCAGAACTGAACTCATTAACCGCCAG agagCCAATGAGATGTGCTTGTCCGTTTGTCCGGTCCAAAATGGAGGTGATGCTTTCCTGATAACTACCCCAACAGCTGCAACCAATCCAGCCGCCATTGCGGCTAATGCCCAAGCGGCCCGTGACGCAGCTAAACTTGCAACTGCGCAAACTTCTCTCAATTCAGCCCAGTCAACGTTAACAACCGCGCAAACTACTTTAACAAGCGCTCAAAATGCCGTAACAGCTGCTACACCAGCCAACATGGCCGAGCTACAGGCCGCAGTGGCCACAGCGCAATCCAATCTAAAACTAGCGCAGAGCAATCTCGCCGCAGCTCAAAATGCTTTGCTGAGTGCAGGTACCAATGCTACGCCCGAACAAGCCCAGGCCGTTATAGACGCCCGGACAGCTGTAGCAACAGCCCAGGCGGATTTGACAGCGGCCCAGGCCGCAGCCAACCCTCCTGAATTGATTGCAGCACAAACTGCGTTTGTTTCTGCCCAGTCTTCGTTCAACTCCGCCCAGTCTGCTTTTAATAGCGCCCAAAGTTCGTTCAATGCGGCCCAATTAGCATACACCACTTCCTCTAGCGCTGCTTCGGCCGCCAATGCAGCcgcttcattttcttcttcttccggcaCGACTTTCACGACAACCACAACAACGTTCGGACGTCAAGAGCCTCCGGCTGACGTAAAAGCTGGAGATGTGACTTACGGAGTTTGTCTATACGATTATCTGCTCATCGATGGCGGAAGAGACGCCAATAATGCCGTGACGGATCGTTATTGTGGCAGTCAAATGAATCCGGCAAACGGTGGAAGCAACAGCGTCCAAGTTTGCA CTCCCATTAAACCATTCCGGATTACGTACCACACGGATGGCACTGAAGGAGCAGTGACTGCCAGTGCGAATGTCCTTCCAGCAACGGCTGATACGGCAAACACTGGATTCTGTTTAGACTTCCAAGAGCGATAG
- the LOC130689666 gene encoding uncharacterized protein LOC130689666 — MFAGIVKFVLLASCVQAGNACKHNTIDQPVFREDSSMINNVTPTELTTNPWLSYYYNSQQQGRSPAGNRGSGDDQRIENRAVFSIPSMFPNRLFGNGNIANPFIFNPRSLFGKSSSSAVFPYDSCSSPNGVMGICATSGTCNQISGTASGSCAFGTVCCINIATNCGGTVSLNNTYWQSPTTGISSSTTSCALTIKLDTKLTEQPKPICQVRLNFVQFTIAQPDAQSLCTNGDFFDVGGQTNKVPTLCGDNEGQHMYLNVPSSATSPTDLELAFTFGATGATRVWNIMISMLPCEANYLAPPDCLQYFPSRSGRVSSFNWRDVAGMGTRQLANQDYSICFRRTSSNTGRLCFTPCVTVNQLAFGVSVANTIANAPAKQIGVSQGISTDCNNDFLVIPGAFDPASPTLLVANMAFDRFCGERLNPRPNNAASVTVCTMTTPFRIAYQTNGDETTTPSTDQVGNGNRGFCLNFQQ, encoded by the exons aTGTTTGCTGGAATCGTGAAGTTCGTTCTTCTTGCGTCTTGCGTTCAAGCTGGAAATGCTTGCAAACACAACACGATCGATCAGCCGGTCTTTCGTGAAGATTCTTCAATGATAAACAACGTCACACCGACAGAATTGACTACCAATCCTTGGTTATCTTATTACTACAATAGCCAACAACAAGGCCGCTCTCCTGCAG GAAATCGAGGATCTGGAGACGATCAACGTATCGAGAATCGCGCTGTGTTTAGCATTCCATCCATGTTTCCTAATCGATTGTTCGGGAACGGAAACATCGCCAATCCTTTCATCTTTAATCCGAGGTCATTGTTCGGTAAAAGTTCCAGTTCCGCGGTTTTCCCTTACGATAGTTGTTCGTCCCCTAACGGAGTGATGGGCATTTGTGCTACTAGCGGAACGTGCAATCAAATCAGTGGCACGGCCAGCGGTTCTTGCGCATTCGGCACTGTTTGCTGCATTA ATATCGCTACCAATTGCGGTGGAACTGTCAGCCTCAACAACACCTACTGGCAATCACCAACAACTGGCATCAGCAGCTCGACAACCAGTTGCGCTTTAACAATTAAATTAGACACGAAATTAACTGAACAGCCAAAGCCCATTTGTCAAGTTCG gtTGAATTTCGTGCAATTTACCATTGCCCAGCCAGACGCCCAGTCCTTGTGTACAAACGGAGATTTCTTCGATGTCGGAGGGCAAACCAACAAAGTGCCCACCCTTTGCGGAGATAACGAAGGACAACACA TGTACCTGAACGTGCCATCGTCTGCCACTAGTCCAACCGATCTCGAATTGGCTTTCACTTTCGGAGCTACAGGTGCTACCCGCGTATGGAACATTATGATTTCCATGTTGCCTTGTGAAGCCAATTACCTTG CCCCACCTGATTGTCTTCAGTATTTCCCCAGCCGTTCGGGAAGGGTAAGTTCTTTTAACTGGCGAGATGTTGCTGGAATGGGCACTCGTCAACTGGCCAATCAAGATTACAGCATCTGTTTCCGGAGGACATCTTCAAACACT GGTCGGTTATGTTTCACGCCTTGCGTGACCGTTAATCAGCTAGCGTTTGGTGTTAGCGTGGCTAACACAATAGCCAATGCACCCGCAAAACAGATAGGTGTCAGCCAAGGAATTTCCACCGATTGCAACAACGATTTCCTTGTTATTCCGGGCGCATTCGATCCAGCAAGTCCAACCCTTCTTGTCGCTAACATGGCGTTCGATCGTTTCTGCGGAGAGAGGCTCAATCCTCGACCTAATAACGCTGCATCGGTCACAGTTTGCA cTATGACGACTCCGTTTCGAATCGCGTATCAAACGAATGGCGATGAAACAACGACACCAAGTACCGATCAGGTTGGCAATGGAAACCGCGGATTCTGCCTTAACTTCCAACAGTGA
- the LOC130689675 gene encoding uncharacterized protein LOC130689675, translating into MFNVNLPSFFLVILLIQSSCANEDDVEDSMESESHESGIGESSPRLPVTPWRPQYFYGPMLPQHSPALIARTFPAFIPFTSCTSPNKETGICAESGACTRLGGRASGACPEGRICCINVVTNTCDDADRKVVTLDNTYWLSPTMGISSSTTGCALTVKLDAKLSEQRKAVCQVRLNFVLFTIAQPDTESVCNTDAFDVVGASNKIPTICGDNGGQHMYLNVPSSATSPTDLQLSFNFGTDSNPVRAWNILISMIPCDSPNLAPLDCLQYFTGRSGTVSSFNWRDVAGTDTRQLANQDYSICFKTIPGSRRTLCLAPCTVTSASLAFSISVSRTAGAVASPAGSSQLRPINCEKDYLVIPGGFNVGNPPSVNTMAFDRFCGENLNANAEVTALTSVCTTATPFRLLYRTSDDETEDKTAGVVDRGNLGFCLTFRNQ; encoded by the exons ATGTTTAATGTTAACTTGCCAAGCTTTTTCTTAGTCATTTTGCTTATCCAATCGAGTTGCGCTAACGAAGACGATGTCGAAGATTCAATGGAATCCGAATCTCATGAATCGGGCATCGGTGAAAGCTCACCTCGATTACCTGTGACTCCGTGGAGGCCTCAGTACTTTTACGGGCCAATGTTGCCCCAACATTCACCAG CTTTAATTGCAAGGACTTTTCCTGCATTTATCCCATTCACAAGCTGCACATCGCCTAACAAAGAAACTGGTATCTGCGCTGAGAGTGGGGCTTGTACCCGACTCGGCGGCCGGGCAAGCGGAGCGTGTCCAGAAGGCCGCATTTGTTGCATCA atgtcgtCACTAACACATGCGATGATGCGGATCGTAAGGTCGTCACGCTGGACAACACGTATTGGCTTTCACCGACGATGGGGATCAGTTCTTCGACGACCGGCTGTGCTCTGACTGTGAAATTGGACGCCAAATTATCTGAACAGAGAAAAGCTGTTTGTCAAGTTCG CTTGAACTTTGTGCTGTTCACGATCGCTCAGCCGGATACGGAATCCGTTTGTAATACGGATGCTTTCGATGTAGTGGGAGCTTCTAATAAGATACCCACCATTTGCGGAGATAATGGAGGACAGCACA TGTATCTGAATGTGCCATCATCTGCCACCTCTCCGACTGACCTACAGTTGTCGTTCAACTTCGGGACGGATTCGAATCCCGTGCGTGCCTGGAACATCTTGATTTCCATGATTCCGTGTGACTCTCCTAATCTCG CACCACTTGACTGTCTGCAATATTTCACCGGACGTTCGGGGACTGTCAGTTCGTTCAACTGGAGAGATGTAGCTGGAACGGACACCCGTCAATTAGCCAATCAAGATTACAGCATCTGTTTCAAAACTATACCGGGCTCTAGG AGGACTTTGTGTTTAGCTCCGTGCACGGTAACGTCCGCTTCTTTGGCGTTCAGCATCAGCGTGTCAAGAACTGCAGGCGCTGTGGCTTCTCCTGCTGGTAGCAGCCAACTCCGGCCAATCAATTGCGAGAAGGATTATCTCGTTATCCCAGGCGGTTTTAATGTTGGCAATCCGCCGAGCGTGAACACCATGGCATTCGATCGTTTCTGCGGAGAGAACCTAAACGCCAATGCGGAAGTAACTGCGTTGACGTCAGTTTGCA CTACTGCTACGCCGTTTAGGTTGTTGTACCGCACAAGTGATGACGAGACGGAAGACAAAACGGCCGGTGTAGTTGACCGAGGAAACCTTGGATTCTGTCTCACTTTCCGCAATCaataa
- the LOC130689695 gene encoding uncharacterized protein LOC130689695 — MLKHLFIVFVVLILQSSSHASNDFDEEDIEAESPQVADSFPRAYAFAPYPWQQWNFQSYQLHPRIQQRDDDEGDSVPHADPRFVTNRCHSAHSYTTTTYPVCTSTWTTTVTVTSIITNSSITTTSSTTESTSTTSITTESTTPTTIPAFSVFASSPGPL, encoded by the exons atgctgaAACATTTGTTCATTGTATTTGTCGTTTTGATATTGCAATCTAGCTCTCACGCGTCGAATGATTTCGACGAAGAGGACATAGAGGCGGAGAGTCCGCAAGTGGCCGATTCATTTCCTAGAGCTTACGCATTTGCTCCGTATCCTTGGCAACAATGGAATTTTCAATCCTACCAGCTACACCCTCGTATTCAAC AACGAGACGATGATGAGGGGGACTCCGTTCCACACGCTGATCCGCGTTTCGTTACCAATCGTTGTCATTCAGCACATTCGTATACAACTACAACCTACCCTGTTTGCACGTCAACATGGACAACAACTGTGACTGTAACGAGTATCATCACTAATTCATCAATTACGACTACAAGCAGCACAACTGAAAGTACTAGTACTACAAGCATCACAACTGAAAGTACAACTCCCACAACTATTCCTGCATTTTCAGTATTTGCTTCTTCGCCTGGTCCTCTCTAA
- the LOC130689656 gene encoding uncharacterized protein LOC130689656, which translates to MSSIYLIVCVAMMLQASRAYYHHYEHFPSSHPYGIVAHPWNYVYSQSPRVPGHQFEGRVINRQQPSSYPLWKHLADNEVGEGEVESRLFNRLTANLMNAGFFGNRFGNNVGNGKPVQNSRPFSLVNKWIPLTVNPDFPSVISKFESCTTFSEEEGICVPGAACSLFGGRPSGSCGLKSVCCINAVSKCGTTITLNNTYWQPPVTLGSSCSLTIKLDASLVEQPKEIAQIRLDFATFSISQPNAEGNCAMDVFKVIGADNEVPAICGDNAGQHMYLNVPSRGPLRSGKATNAQPSREITLSFEFGASSTAARMWNIQISMLPKGASYLAPADCLQYFAAARGRISSFNWQDVETTTTRQLNNQNYNICFRTEEIERKRASEMCLSVCPVKNGGDAFSITTPTAATDPTAITVNAQAAADAAALVAAEEEAAAAQEALDTAQNDVTAAEEGLAAAQATLAEQEANLAAADATLAEAQAVLADAQAAVDAAGGNPTDAQTQAVTDAQAAVDQAQAARDEAAAAVNPAEVDAAQEALTAAQTTLADAETALTAAQENLAVAQTAATDSANAAAVAGDLASGNGAVGTVFTVDGGATTATCLYDYLLISGGRDATNVEADRYCGNQLNPAGPAGLAVSVPVCTPVKSFRMTYRTDGTEGEVVEGPNVIPAPADDLNTGFCLIYQEK; encoded by the exons ATGTCGAGtatttatttaattgtttGCGTCGCAATGATGTTACAAGCCAGCCGAGCTTACTACCACCACTACGAGCATTTTCCATCGTCTCATCCGTACGGAATCGTTGCTCATCCTTGGAATTATGTCTACAGCCAAAGTCCCCGTGTTCCAG GCCACCAGTTTGAAGGACGTGTCATCAACAGACAACAGCCTAGCTCCTATCCATTGTGGAAACACTTAGCTGATA atgAAGTGGGCGAAGGTGAAGTGGAAAGTCGGTTGTTCAACAGGCTAACTGCCAACCTTATGAACGCTGGCTTTTTCGGCAACAGGTTCGGCAACAACGTTGGCAACGGCAAACCTGTTCAGAATTCCAGGCCCTTTTCGCTGGTTAACAAATGGATTCCGCTGACTGTGAATCCCGATTTTCCCAGTGTCATCTCGAAATTCGAAAGCTGCACGACATTCAGCGAAGAGGAAGGCATTTGCGTGCCAGGTGCTGCCTGTTCGCTGTTTGGTGGCCGGCCATCCGGCTCCTGTGGCCTGAAAAGCGTCTGTTGCATCA ATGCCGTCTCAAAATGCGGGACTACGATCACGCTCAACAACACCTATTGGCAGCCACCAGTTACTTTGGGCTCATCGTGTTCGCTGACCATCAAGTTGGATGCAAGTTTGGTGGAACAACCTAAAGAAATCGCTCAAATTCG tttggATTTCGCTACGTTCAGCATCAGTCAACCGAACGCCGAAGGTAATTGCGCCATGGATGTGTTCAAAGTCATCGGAGCTGACAACGAAGTACCTGCCATCTGCGGAGACAATGCTGGCCAACATa TGTACTTGAACGTACCTTCCCGTGGTCCTCTGAGGTCCGGCAAAGCGACGAATGCACAACCATCGAGAGAGATCACGCTCTCTTTTGAATTTGGTGCTTCGTCCACAGCTGCACGAATGTGGAATATTCAAATTTCCATGTTACCTAAAGGCGCCAGTTATCTCg CTCCTGCGGATTGCCTTCAGTATTTCGCTGCTGCTAGGGGACGTATCAGTTCGTTCAATTGGCAAGACGTTGAGACCACTACGACTCGTCAGCTGAACAACCAAAACTACAACATTTGCTTCAGGACAGAGGAGATTGAAAGAAAG AGAGCCAGCGAGATGTGTTTGTCTGTTTGCCCGGTGAAGAACGGAGGTGACGCTTTCTCCATTACAACTCCAACTGCTGCCACTGATCCAACAGCTATAACAGTCAACGCCCAGGCCGCTGCGGACGCTGCGGCTCTCGTTGCTGCTGAAGAAGAAGCCGCAGCAGCCCAGGAGGCCTTAGATACCGCTCAAAATGATGTCACAGCTGCTGAAGAGGGTCTTGCGGCCGCACAGGCCACTTTGGCCGAACAAGAAGCTAATCTCGCTGCAGCAGATGCAACATTGGCTGAAGCTCAAGCTGTTCTGGCCGATGCACAAGCAGCTGTTGACGCCGCAGGAGGGAACCCAACAGATGCTCAAACACAGGCCGTTACGGACGCACAGGCCGCAGTTGATCAAGCCCAGGCCGCAAGGGATGAAGCGGCAGCTGCCGTGAATCCTGCTGAGGTAGATGCGGCCCAAGAAGCTTTGACAGCAGCTCAAACGACTTTAGCAGATGCTGAAACGGCCCTTACAGCCGCACAGGAGAATTTGGCTGTCGCTCAAACGGCCGCTACCGACTCCGCCAACGCAGCCGCTGTGGCCGGTGATCTCGCCTCAGGTAATGGAGCTGTTGGCACCGTCTTTACCGTTGATGGTGGTGCCACGACGGCTACATGCCTGTATGATTATCTTTTAATTTCCGGCGGAAGAGACGCTACTAATGTCGAAGCCGATCGTTATTGCGGAAATCAATTGAATCCAGCCGGCCCTGCAGGCCTAGCTGTTAGTGTTCCAGTGTGTa CTCCAGTCAAATCGTTCAGGATGACATACAGAACCGATGGCACGGAGGGCGAAGTAGTTGAAGGACCCAACGTTATTCCGGCGCCAGCTGATGACTTAAACACTGGATTCTGCCTCATCTATCAAGAGAAATAA
- the LOC130689678 gene encoding uncharacterized protein LOC130689678, with the protein MITEAPRFPFNPYYTLMPVRYPTAVSTRTNPAFVPFASCTTPNKEMGICAESGACIRSGGRASGTCDLGRVCCVNVVSNTCDDEDRQVVTLDNTYWLSPTTGLSSTTSSCSLTVKLDATLPEQGKAVCQVRLTFVLFTIAQPNAESVCNTDTFDVAGASNKIPTICGDNEGQHMYLNVPSSDTSPTDLQLSFNFGTNSNSIRAWNILISMIPCDSVNLAPLDCLQYFTARTGTVRSFNWRDVAGTRTRQLANQDYSICFKTMPGFTKTLCLTPCTVTSTQMPFSISVASTIAVAGRVPVPAVPTPNQSQLAPLNCNNDYLVIPGGYNSAKPPSVDNMAYDRYCGERLNALPGNVASTTVCTTATPFRLLFRTNGDETTTTPTPDSRTNGNRGFCLTFRNQ; encoded by the exons ATGATCACTGAAGCTCCTAGATTCCCGTTTAATCCTTATTACACGCTAATGCCAGTCAGGTATCCAACAG CTGTGAGTACAAGGACGAACCCTGCGTTCGTTCCCTTTGCAAGCTGTACAACTCCCAATAAGGAAATGGGCATTTGCGCAGAGAGCGGAGCTTGCATTCGAAGTGGTGGCCGGGCCAGTGGCACTTGTGACCTCGGCCGTGTTTGTTGTGTCA ACGTTGTGTCCAACACCTGCGATGATGAAGACAGGCAGGTGGTTACACTGGACAACACGTATTGGCTGTCTCCTACGACTGGCCTTAGTTCAACTACGAGCAGCTGCAGTTTGACCGTCAAGCTGGACGCCACTTTACCAGAGCAAGGAAAGGCCGTCTGTCAAGTCCG TTTGACGTTCGTGTTGTTCACCATCGCCCAACCGAATGCAGAATCCGTTTGCAACACGGACACATTCGATGTGGCAGGTGCCTCTAACAAGATCCCGACTATTTGCGGGGACAACGAGGGACAACACA TGTACCTTAATGTGCCATCTTCAGACACCTCTCCAACTGACTTGCAGTTGTCATTCAATTTTGGAACGAATTCGAACTCTATCCGCGCTTGGAACATTCTCATTTCCATGATACCTTGTGATTCGGTGAATCTCG CGCCATTGGACTGCCTGCAGTACTTCACCGCACGAACGGGAACAGTGCGTTCGTTTAACTGGAGGGATGTTGCAGGAACGCGTACCCGACAATTGGCCAATCAGGATTATAGCATCTGTTTCAAAACAATGCCCGGTTTCACG AAGACTTTATGCTTGACGCCGTGTACGGTAACATCAACTCAAATGCCATTCAGCATCAGCGTTGCGTCTACCATTGCAGTGGCGGGCAGAGTGCCGGTACCAGCTGTGCCTACACCAAACCAGAGCCAACTCGCCCCTCTGAATTGTAATAACGATTACCTGGTCATTCCGGGTGGGTACAATAGTGCAAAGCCACCGTCCGTCGATAACATGGCTTACGATCGCTATTGCGGAGAGAGGCTCAACGCTTTGCCCGGCAACGTAGCATCTACAACTGTTTGCA CCACTGCGACGCCATTTAGGCTTTTATTCCGCACCAATGGCGAcgagacgacgacgacgccaACTCCCGATTCACGCACCAATGGAAATCGTGGATTCTGTCTCACTTTCCGAAATCAATAA
- the LOC130689667 gene encoding uncharacterized protein LOC130689667, whose translation MSRLSCLFLFATLMFHRQASCAWEDESGEEEPKIARPVVDNSFRAPYKFAAYPWQQWSFPYPGYAPLHQPSFRVPQISEEAVTVYSRHTPGFTQSCRSSCTGEKGNCFDTATCSALGGRASGDCLGGNVCCINVVNTCHGKHLRHSDAITLNNTYWQSSLRPIPASSSCTLTVKLDSRPGNTPVPPLPFPPVPVCQVRLSFLVFTISQPDSESVCSGDYFEVVGATNTVPNICGFNDGQHMYLHVPPSDVTPTDLQLTFNFGSSDIETRAWNILISMIPCGSPRLAPADCLQYFTTRSGIVQTFNWRDVVGTATRQLSNQDYSICFRSAPYSPRQLCLTPCTVVTTQKPFSLSTSSSLTLVNTVNVTSPLPDVSQSGSLDCNNDFIVIPGGFNIGNPAPVANMAFDRYCGERLNALPRNNASTTVCTTATPFRVLYRTNRDETLSFPTADAALNSIPANGNRGFCLNFRLQ comes from the exons ATGTCCCGATTAAGctgtttgtttctctttgcCACTTTGATGTTCCATAGACAAGCCAGCTGCGCTTGGGAAGATGAATCCGGCGAAGAGGAACCTAAAATTGCTAGACCAGTCGTAGATAATTCATTTCGGGCCCCTTATAAATTCGCTGCTTATCCATGGCAACAGTGGAGCTTTCCTTATCCTGGCTATGCGCCCCTCCATCAGCCGAGTTTTCGAGTTCCAC AAATCAGCGAGGAGGCTGTCACTGTCTATTCTCGCCACACTCCAGGATTCACGCAGAGCTGCCGGTCGTCGTGCACGGGAGAAAAGGGCAATTGTTTCGATACTGCCACCTGCTCTGCATTGGGAGGCAGGGCCAGTGGCGACTGTCTAGGCGGCAATGTTTGTTGCATCA ACGTGGTGAACACCTGTCACGGTAAACACTTGCGTCACAGTGATGCGATCACGCTCAACAACACTTACTGGCAATCGTCGTTGAGGCCTATCCCTGCTTCATCCAGCTGCACGTTGACCGTGAAATTAGATTCGAGACCTGGGAACACGCCAGTCCCACCACTACCCTTCCCTCCCGTGCCTGTGTGTCAAGTACG TTTGAGTTTCTTGGTGTTCACAATCTCTCAGCCGGATTCGGAATCCGTCTGCAGTGGGGACTACTTCGAAGTGGTCGGAGCCACTAACACAGTCCCGAATATTTGCGGATTTAACGATGGCCAGCACA TGTATTTGCATGTGCCACCATCGGATGTGACGCCAACAGATTTGCAATTGACATTTAACTTTGGTTCGTCTGACATCGAGACCCGCGCATGGAACattttgatttccatgatcCCCTGCGGTTCTCCTAGATTAG CTCCAGCGGATTGCCTGCAATATTTCACCACCAGATCAGGAATCGTTCAGACGTTCAACTGGAGAGATGTGGTCGGTACGGCCACCCGACAGTTATCAAATCAAGACTACAGCATCTGTTTCCGATCAGCGCCATATTCTCCT AGGCAATTGTGCTTGACGCCATGCACGGTGGTCACGACGCAGAAGCCATTTAGCCTTAGCACATCCTCTTCGTTGACGTTGGTAAACACGGTGAATGTTACTTCACCATTGCCCGATGTTAGTCAATCGGGATCCCTCGATTGCAATAATGACTTCATCGTCATTCCGGGCGGATTCAATATCGGCAATCCTGCACCAGTTGCGAATATGGCCTTTGATCGTTACTGCGGAGAGAGGCTGAACGCTCTCCCTAGAAACAACGCATCCACAACTGTTTGCA CCACTGCAACGCCATTCAGAGTGTTGTATCGCACGAACCGGGACGAGACGCTGAGTTTCCCGACAGCGGATGCTGCGTTGAATTCCATTCCTGCCAATGGAAACCGTGGATTCTGTCTCAATTTCAGACTTCAATAA